The DNA window GTTTAACCATTGCCTTCTGTACTGGAGTTCTGATAATTCAGTCGAGTTTGGAAGGTAGGAACAATAATAAATGTTAGGTGTTTGACATCAAAAGAAATTATAGCAAGATGCTCACTACAGACACACAATTGTCTCGTTTATTGTAAAGAAACATGCAGATTTGTCTTTCTAAGCTAAATTTAGCATGGCTTACAATATAATCAAAAATTCctagttatttaaatttgtctttGAGCATTTCTACTACTTTTAAAAGACTTATCAATGTTGTtcgaaaacaaaacagtttgaCATATACTACTTAAGGGTGTACTAAACAGTTACAAGGGAGATAATGATGCCGCTAACGTAAACTAAAgtttaaggtgtaataccaccatttaTTTCCACCTAATAGTCTTTGTTAAATAActaatttttccaaaaaattgcagaattgatttttctttcaaataaagaaatactcaTCATGTGACTGTATAGTTGTATCGTGTCTATTactatagaaaatatttcacaaaacattttattacatataagaaaataaccatcactggaagttaatcgatctatttatttgttgtatctTTGTACGAACTTAagtaaccatgtaacctcaagtttttgaaattttctatagaatccgcaaatacaaatataacaatgcTTTGAAATACCAACGATATGTGTTTATGTTttactgcaatgaaatgtaAGATTAACATGCTTAATAACCTGCAACTGTCAAagtcaagggaatattttttacGACCTATTTTCGAATGCCACCAGACGTGACATacaatgatttggtggtattacacctatagaTTTCTTAACTCGTCGGCAAATTGAAATTTCGGGAAAAAGAGGCATTTTTCGGCtgatattcatatcaatatTGAAAGTAGTACATTGACACCTTTTTTAAATGACAGTTGGCCTGATTATGTATGAAGATTATTTGCACCTTTTTTTCTGCACAAATCAACAATCGGAATATTTCCAAAGAATTGTTAGACTAATTGAAAGCATACTTATATTATCAagattatatatgtatatctttaCAAAAAATAGCGTGTGTTTACCTTTTGAAGCAAAATAGGTATGTATGTACAATGAATAGAAAAGTCCATGAAACCATTATTTTGCTAAAAGGTCTGACAGTTTGACCCCTGTCTGGAATGTTTCCTCCGAAATCATCGTTGGATCAATACTGTGCAGTATGATCTTATTGTGCATTACATGCTAAAATTTTCAGGGATGACACTATACTGTTTCGCTTTTAAAACATGCTTGTGTGTATGTTTACCACAAAAGCGAGGTTAGGTAATCGAAAAGGATATTAAGGAACTAAAAAGTGTCCAGTTGTTATCTTAATATAATTTTCGTCAAATGAAAGTACTAATAACTATTGTTATTATTGATAATTTCCAATTTAATCTTAAACATACGTACTTTTCTTAGAATCATGGAAgtcaaatgcaaaacaaaaaaaacatgagcaTTTTGATATATGCAAACTAGAAATACCGATAAATTTCGCTCTCAATTGCAGTTTGACTGGAGATGTGTACTGGAACCAGTTTGTTTCAGCTGGAAGATGTGCGCTTCAAAAGGTGATGCTGGAACGCCGCTAATATAAGATTTTCAAGAATACACTTAATCTATGCTATTAGTGAAATaaccaaaacaatttaaactgaAAAGCttcaaatagatataagaagataatgtatgagtgccaataagacaattattcatccaagtcacaatttataaaagctaAACATTATATGTCaacgtacggtcttcaacacggagcattggctcacaccgaacagctagctataaagggccccaaaattacaagtgtaagatcattcaaacgggaaaaacataaaccgaattttgttttataacaagTTGAGAAGTGGCCAACAATTTAgttgttaaattttgatttttagtgTTATAAATGTAATTAGTGTGTTCAATAAAATCCTTAATGAAATTTGAATCTAATCCtcttcattttgatttattctTTTAATAGCATTTTTATATCTTGTCGAACCTAGCAGTGACATTGAGCTTATTGAGGGAGACACTGTAACACTAGAGTACAAGCTGTTGATTAATATATTTCCGAAttcctttttgaaaaatggTAAAGTTGTACCACTAATCGACAAAATGAGTAAAAAAGAGAAAGGTCAAATGATAAGACTTAAGATCACAAATGTTTCTGTAGATGACGTTGGAGTCTACTGTTTGGAGGTTGCAGGTCGAAGAAGTAGTCTAACAAACTTGGTTATACGGCGTAtgtgatatttcattttaatgatatttgcCTTATCATAgacacatttataaatataatttacaaacGAATTGTTATAATTGCTATCATATGTGTGTGTATGTTGAAAATGTCGTGTTAACTAACGGAATTTAGCTCTAACTACTATGTAGAAAGTTCATGTTGTGATTGATGGGATGGTGTATTCAAATTGATATATAATCTACATGTATCAACTTTTCAAAGTCATTCTTTAGACCAATAGTAAATTTATATCTTCTAAATCAGTTTGTCAACAGTATTTtactaataatttttttctctttcaaaatCATGATCGAAGAATAGTTTATTCCATCGCTTAATTATAAGGTATGACGAAGTAACCTGACAATACATACACAATGACGAATATTCCGAAAGTGATGAAAACTTTCCCATTTGaccaatacaaataaatagaattaACTGCTTGTGGACTTTCAGTTCTCTACTGTATCATCAACTTAGTAGTCAATGCTTCGGTACTGGCTATATTTCCAAAAATCTAAGAAACGAAGGTTTCAACTCCCGACGCATGTCGTCTGCTCGTCTTCTTCACTTTCTTGGATAATGGTTGTaccttttcattgttttttcatcaacaaaAACGTTTTATGAGCACGTATATCGACATcacatatgttttataaaaagaaaatggtaTTTTTCTGATAAGATGACTGCATTATCTGTTGCAAGACTATCACTAATTGGTGGAAACCAGAAAATGTATCGATAAAATAGTCAATTAAATATTAACAGCCGTAACACAACTTATTATTATAGCAACTCAATGAGTGATAACATTCAATCCCTAACATATAATATTACAGATGTATCTAGTGTAACTCTTTTCTGTTAAGTCCAATATTTAAAGATGTTCGAAAATGAATGTACCCATTAACATTTGTACGCTTAATTGCAGGTAGCTTTATTGAAGAACCTCCCCGTGACATACAGCTAGTTGAGGGACAAACTGTTGAACTTAAGTACAAGTTGTTGAATGACAAACTTTCGGGTACCTTTTTGAAAAACGATCTGTTTTTACCAgcattgaaaaatattgaaaaatttgtAGAGGGTGTctggaaaaaattaaaaattacaaatattactCAAAAAGATGTTGGAATGTACTGTTTGGAGGTGGCAGGACACAGAAGTAGGCTAACTAAAGTGATTATCAAACGTATGAAACTTATTTTTAGAGTATTTACCTATTTGTTCTATCCTCAGATCCAGCCCAACACACACGCTCACACGCACACACACACACCGATGTTTATAAATGCATATCAATGTTTAGAGTTAAGTTGATAACGAAGTGGATATAAGTAAtatcaataacatttaaaaaaaacaatatcattgttgcagtatatatatgtgtaaattGTCAATCTTAAATTCGTATTTCAGCACCAGCTACAGTATCAAAATGATATACCATTGATTATCAAGATATTTTGTCCATTTAAATTGCTGTAGcatctaaattttaataatataagcCTTCTATACACCAACAGCTAATTCTACAGtgtgttttcaaaacaagctaCGATCAGTACAAATCAAATGTGTTAAAACTTAAATTAGTAATACTGGTCTATACGACACATAACTGAGTAAACAAATGCACCGACTCTTGTGCAAATAGTAAAACATTTGTTCAAACAGATGAGTTCTTTTATATATGGATAGTGATGTAttgaaatttactaaaatagttcaaattaaaattgagaatggaaatggggaatgtgtcaaagagacaacaacccgaccaaataaaaaacaacagcagaaggtcaccaacaggtcttcataATTGTTTGAATTCATTCAAAATTAATTAATGTCTCTCCATTGTGTTAAGCCCTGTTTCACAGTCTGTGATTGTTTAATTGTTTCTACACAGttggtttatttatttatttatttttttaatttcatatattttagcATCGGGCATCTTTGAAGAAACATTGGTTATCGAAATTGCCTCTGCTGCTATAGCTTTTATGTTTTTACCGTAAAGCTTCTTACTGTATTATCTCATTTAAGAAATATGATGGAGACTAAAATcgattttgtattattttcgaAGCAAAACCATATCCTTATCTGTCATGATCATAATCGTTACAGCATATACTGTTTCAAGTAGCCTTTAATATATACCTTCTCATTTCGTATTAAACATAAACCATGTAGCATAGCAACCAAATTTCACGATGTTTACAGTTTTCAGTATCGTAATTCATGTTTCACGAATTAAAACAATGTTATCGAGTTAACTGTGTTGAATATAAGATGTTTTCGTTGACGCTATTTACTCTATTATCTCATTATTTGAGAAATATATCGAAGACTAAAACagattttgttattctttttgaTGTAAAACCACAATAACTCTATTTTAACAATTACAGCATGTTCCTGTTTaagattgatttttgtttgccAGGCCTAATGAAAACAAGAGGGCTTCGGTATATGCATATAGTTTTCTTCTAGGGCATATGCAATGTAGCAAAGCAATCAAGTTTTATGATGtttccaattttcaatatcTTTGTGTGACGAATATTGCAATTATGGATCCATCAGAAGAATTTACTATAGTAGTTCAACATTTCACGTTTTATGAATACAATTGTTATCGTTTAAAATGGTCGTggaatttaagattttaaggttatcatcaaCTCAGTAAGAAGTGATTCGGTACTGACATTATGTTAAAGGTGTCCAGCATGAGAAACTTTTACATGACAACAGTTATGTTAACGATTCGTTTGCCTAGCCATTGTTACGAGCGAATTTATTCGATTGTATAGGGTATGATATGAAAACGAACTGGGAAACCATTTCCTGAATTTGTTTTccaatttctaaatttttacgTTCGATACCGGAATTGTTTAAAACaatcaacattttaaattatttcatcattacatatatttcaaaagtCATGTAACCAAATAATGTGTGTATACAAAACAAGCGttcaatatttatgaatatgttTGCATTCATATGTTATTTTACAGCAATGTTTACTTCAACGATCGATACACAGTATTGTTCCGAAGGTAACACAATTGAAATGACGTGCTCAGTTTATACAGCTAACATTGAAATCAAATGGTACAAAAAGGACAGTGAACTGCATCAGTCTAGGAACATTTTGATTACCAGCAGTGGTAATCAGCATACACTTACAATCGTAGAAACAACAGTGAAAGATTCCGGGACATACTATGTTAAAGCAGAAAACGTGGAAATGGAATTTTCAATCACAGTGAAAGgtattttattgcaaatacCCTTATTTAGAAACGACTGAAGAAATAGCAACTGAACAAACAGCTGAAGGAATTATATTCGCGGTTAACCAGTGATGACAAATGTTTTCTGATTTGTAGCTtacatgtaaaaagaaaaattatactCTTGATGTTGGTTTTAATGCTTAAGTATGATAATATGGATACTAGTTTTTACGGTTCCAGAAAATTCTGCATACAAATAATACTATCAAAACTTACAATCAACACTAACATGTAGTTATCCAAATCATTTTCAAGAAATGCATTGTTTATATGCAGTAATAAGtagaatttacatttttttataattaccaTAACGTGAATCTTAATTTGCTTTATATAAAACCAGACATAATTTGTTTGTGTTAATGTTGTATCGAAAAATTACTTGAATACTTGTTAAATGTCGTATGTGAAGCGTTTCTAAGAAAACAAGATATGTCTTCGATTTGTCTCATGCACATAAAAGAGGGCGAAAGATATcatagggacagtcaaaatGATAGAttgaaattaaactgacaacgcaaatTATAGTTcgcaagacacaacatagaaaactaaagactaagcaacacgaaccacaccaaaaccgggagtgatctcaggtgcttcggatgggtaatcagatcctgctccacatttggCACATACATGAGGTAAAAAGTGtaattcggtagatcacattcgTGACAAAGGATGGGTATTGTAGGTTCGACAtaaagaacatatccgatataatCTGAAAAAAGGTGTTTCCATACTGTTAATGTagtttgtcattttgtcttaTATTCTTATTGCCATAATATTATCGACTTATGCAACTTTTTTGCAGACACCCCAAGCGTTTACTGCACTATTTTTGTTCATCTCTTTTGATAGCTATATTCAAACGACGTTTAATAGATATAACAACCATGGAAGGCATAGATATAAAACTTGAGTGTGAAACAGTGGAAGAAAACTGTCATGCTCTGTGGTTTAAGGATGATGAAGAAATAGATTCATCAGCGAGGATGACAATAGAAAGGAAACAAGAATGGTTATATACCCTATCATTAGCACCAACGAGTCTTGAAGACAGTGGAACATATAGCATTAAAATTAATGAAGCTACGAGTATATGTAAAGTACACGTTAAAGGTAATACATTTAATAAAGTGCATAGTTCAACACAGTTTAAAGCACAACGTTTACTGATGTGTATGTGTGACAAAATGTTTTAAGTATGTATCACTAATTGACAGCTTAATTTATATGTGTAATACGAAATGCTCGAGACACATCATTCGAAAAACAAGACAAGTATACACTAAGTTAGATTCTTTTCAGATACgatgaaggatttttttttttgaaaatccaaacatgataaaactgaaagATTCATTTCTAAAAAAGGAACTTTTCTACGTACTTTTCATATACTTTTTCGTGTGGTATTTAGTAGAAGCTCGTTACAACCTGAATTAAAATGCGAGAAGCTGTTGTTTTGTTAGTAAAAGTGATCTTTCTCGTTGAACATAATTAATCAGTCGTTACAAGATATTGTTAATTAGTTCTTTAGGGGGTAGGTCttaaaaacatacttttttcctcttgtttaatatttattatatttacatcATCGAAAAGGTAGTGATCGATGCATCATCTGCCGAAGTCTTTGAAATATTCACCGTTTAATGTTATGTTAAGGGAACATTTAATATGACcagttttgggtttttttacaaaaaaaacccggTCGAAAACACTAGCAGGTATACATCATTGCGTGTTTTAGCACATGCTGTCTTTTATAAATACCCATGACTGTCAAAATGCatacaataaacatatttttaagtaaaaatatgtaaatctgAATTATCATGCTAATACTAATAacttaaatgtaaaaaacaaaaacgggTTTTACTTATTGATTAGGTGAACATTTTGGCCAATTCAGATAACAAACTTTTCTTTCAACATTGCCGTTTAATTCCTGCAAAAAAACATATTAGTTATAAAATCTTGAAAACGTTTTATCGAATTTGACCGTTTGAATTTTCCAACTCTTTGAACAAGTTGGCTTACAAGGCACAAGATATAAGATAATTTTGGATAAACATTCATTTTTCTACTACAAAATCTTCTACAGattgtatttgcatttttttttctggaaaagtAAAAATTGTACTGTCCCAATAACAATTGTTATCAAGTTTATAAGGAATAACAGTAGTCTTCAGTATTTAGCGAGAACCCTTGGAACgaattaaatttttaagtatTAAATTGGTTTCTTATACCAAACTATAAAATGATCTTGTCATCAATGCAGACGCTAATAGAATTCATTGACACTATCTTGGTACAAAAATGTAGATTATCTATTAGCAAAAGCTTGTATAAGAATTGgtgttcaaattcaaaattctaGAATAGTGccctttatatttgaaaaaaatagacattttaAGTATAAACACTGTATCAATGGATAAGCACTTATTACATATCTGATAAAACGCACAAATAGTTTTTAATACATGTGTAGGAATTGTCTGCCATTTACCGGACCTACCCCCTTTAACGGTTGTTATGATTTCTCTTCGTTGATATTTTTCTTAGctaataaaatcatcatagatgacaggattaaaattatatattttcgcAAGTCGCCTGTTTTTTCtccaaaagactcatcagtgacgcacgaatcaaagtatttttattgcaccaaataaagtacgaagtttaagagcattgaggaccaaaaacgCCTTTACATATGCACTATTgcttgtctgtttttctttttcatctttAGCCACGGCGTTTTCAGTTTCTTTCAATGTatcagtttgactgtccctctggtatctttcgtccctccttcACAACcttatgaagttacaaaaagacacattaaatacttataatttcattttttagctaggatcatgaaaacacaattttatcaattttttataattttacctgtgcacttttttgatGGACCTCAGAATAACGTATAATAATTAagcttacatctaatgtaactATAAGACtatgtttatttgttgatttatcaaatataatgctattttatttctgtttttactatatattttttttatattgatagaaATGCCAGAAACAATAAAACGTATGTCAATTCAAGACAGAGAGGAGTTTCTGAAGGCAGCAAAGTCTGGTATAACGAAACGGCATACTATCAGAGTTATGATTGTGGGtgaaaaatcagttggaaaaacATGCTTATTAAGACGATTGATGGATGAACAGATAGATGATGTTGAAAGCACTGATGGGATCAATATTGAAAGGCGGAAATGTCAAATTGACATAGAGACTGGAAAGTGGCATTTCCGTACaagtaaataataatttgattcttcatttatcatgtttattgaatttatcaattgtATTCTACAAACCCTTTCCTTGAAAGCATCTAATAACAGAAAAGTGTTCCAGACGCACGAATGTATATAGCCGAATATTAGATATGATATAGAtagattattaaataaaaacctTCTAAATACACAAAACTTTTTACTTAAATGCTTGAGTATAGGCAGATGGTAGGGATAGCTAATATCCCTTTCGTTTTTGTAACCAAAAGAAATTTAAGTGATCGTTGTCAAAATTTATGTAGTTTGGCACTACAAGATGTGATACGGATGATAATTTTCGTCTTCCTTCTTCGATCTGTCAGTAAAGAACAAACTGTACGACCAAAAAGATGATTTAAAGTTtacaattgtgaactttccattttcaaGATATTGTAGCACTTGCATTAGTAGTACAGTATAATTCTACCAATATGAACAATTGATATAATGttcataatgaataaaaaagaattcACACATTCATTAATATTACCTTTTTATTCTGTTAGATAATAGATCTAGATCACCAGCGATTTTAAATTGAGAATATTATTTCTCTATGTGAAGCCATATTGACAGCTGTCTGGTTTATCAATCCACgtaatatctataaatagaaaagaaaatgtaaaaatatactcGTATATAAGTATGTACATTTTTATCGGAAGAAATATAAGAAGGAGTGATTAATTGGCAATGGTTGGTGCAATATATACTCTTGTTGAATTGCTTTTAGCAGACCAAACTATAtaaatgcaatttatatttttctctggacattttaaatattcaaggtTACCGacgatattttaaaaagtttttttttttttagttttaacgCTTGTTTTTCAGGGgcaatttttatgccccacctacaatagtagaggggcattatctTTTCTGGtttgtgcctccgttcgttcgtccgtccgtccgtctgtgcgtccgtccgtccgtccgtccgttcgcttcaggttaaagtttttggtcaaggtagtttttggagaagttgaagtccaatcaacttgaaacttagtacacatgttccccatgatatgatctttctaattttaatgccaaattatagttttgacccataatttcatggtccactgaacatagaaaatgatagtgcaacattcaggttaaagtttttggtcgaggtagtttttgatgaagttaaagttacatcaacttgaaacttagtacacatgttccattTGATATgctttttctaattttgattccaaattaaagttttgaccccaatttcacggtccactgaatatagaaatgatagtgcgagtggggcatccgtgtactatggacacattcttgttatttttaaaaatcaatcaattgaaagtatttcaatattttattgatacaaCACAATATTCACCTAGTTATTTATAACTGAGCAAACgca is part of the Mytilus trossulus isolate FHL-02 chromosome 13, PNRI_Mtr1.1.1.hap1, whole genome shotgun sequence genome and encodes:
- the LOC134694189 gene encoding titin-like; amino-acid sequence: MIYSICIGLTIAFCTGVLIIQSSLEAFLYLVEPSSDIELIEGDTVTLEYKLLINIFPNSFLKNGKVVPLIDKMSKKEKGQMIRLKITNVSVDDVGVYCLEVAGRRSSLTNLVIRRSFIEEPPRDIQLVEGQTVELKYKLLNDKLSGTFLKNDLFLPALKNIEKFVEGVWKKLKITNITQKDVGMYCLEVAGHRSRLTKVIIKRMKLIFRVFTYLFYPQIQPNTHAHTHTHTPMFINAYQCLELS